The following proteins come from a genomic window of Lolium rigidum isolate FL_2022 chromosome 5, APGP_CSIRO_Lrig_0.1, whole genome shotgun sequence:
- the LOC124651074 gene encoding auxin-responsive protein SAUR36-like has translation MVNAKKLAQLAKKWQRMAAMGRKRITQTTTAKRAAEECHTTISVPVKGHCVLYTADGVRFEVPLAYLSNAVFSELLRMSHEEFGFSGSDNGRITLPCDAAVMEYAMCLLRRDASMEVVKAFLSSIVRPCRFDCGLMASSVVLSQHVRVC, from the coding sequence ATGGTCAATGCCAAGAAGCTTGCTCAATTGGCAAAGAAGTGGCAGAGGATGGCGGCCATGGGGAGGAAGAGGATCACCCAGACTACGACGGCAAAAAGAGCCGCTGAGGAGTGCCACACGACAATCTCAGTACCGGTGAAGGGACACTGCGTATTGTACACCGCCGATGGGGTCCGGTTCGAGGTGCCATTGGCATACCTCAGCAATGCGGTCTTCAGTGAGCTCCTGAGGATGTCTCATGAGGAGTTCGGATTCTCAGGCAGCGACAATGGCCGTATCACGCTGCCATGTGACGCCGCAGTCATGGAGTACGCCATGTGCTTGCTCAGGAGAGATGCCTCCATGGAAGTTGTGAAGGCATTCCTGAGCTCCATTGTGAGGCCGTGTCGTTTTGATTGTGGCCTGATGGCATCATCTGTAGTGCTTAGCCAGCATGTACGCGTTTGTTAA
- the LOC124657536 gene encoding auxin-responsive protein SAUR36-like translates to MVSSKRLAQMAEKWQSVAGMGRKRLTRTTTARAANECCATSPSSSVAVKGHCVVYTADGARFEVPLAYLGTAIIGELLSMSHDEFGFASDGRITLPCDAAVMKYVLCLLRRNASEEVERALLSSVVRTCHQDRSTEVSMGVRSAVSSF, encoded by the coding sequence ATGGTGAGTTCAAAGAGACTTGCTCAGATGGCCGAGAAGTGGCAGAGCGTGGCGGGCATGGGGAGGAAGAGGCTCACCCGGACAACGACAGCGAGAGCCGCTAACGAGTGCTGCGCAACGTCGCCATCGTCTTCGGTGGCAGTGAAGGGCCACTGCGTGGTGTACACTGCCGACGGAGCGCGCTTCGAGGTGCCGCTGGCATACCTTGGCACAGCGATCATCGGCGAGCTCCTGAGTATGTCccacgatgagttcggcttcgcgaGCGACGGAAGGATCACCCTGCCGTGCGATgcggcggtgatgaagtacgTCCTGTGCCTGCTTAGAAGGAACGCATCGGAAGAGGTTGAGAGGGCTCTCCTGAGCTCTGTGGTCAGGACTTGCCACCAGGATAGGAGCACGGAGGTATCCATGGGAGTTAGATCAGCTGTTTCTAGTTTCTGA
- the LOC124654720 gene encoding auxin-responsive protein SAUR36-like translates to MVSPKRLAQMAKKWQRIAAMGRKRLTRTAVAAKGAAYDERCTASSVAMKGHFVVYTANGARFEVPLAYLGTVVFGEFLRMSQEEFGFVGSKDGRITLPCDSAVMEYAISLLRKDASTEVVKAFMSSIVRPCSSDGCVVAPYVDLNQQVVVC, encoded by the coding sequence ATGGTTAGTCCCAAGAGACTTGCTCAGATGGCAAAGAAGTGGCAGAGGATTGCGGCCATGGGGAGGAAGAGGCTCACCCGGACAGCGGTAGCAGCGAAAGGAGCAGCCTACGATGAGCGCTGCACAGCATCATCGGTGGCGATGAAGGGCCACTTTGTGGTGTACACTGCCAATGGGGCACGGTTTGAGGTGCCGCTGGCGTACCTAGGCACGGTGGTCTTCGGCGAGTTCCTGAGGATGTCTCAGGAGGAGTTTGGCTTTGTGGGCAGCAAAGATGGGAGGATCACACTGCCCTGTGATTCCGCGGTCATGGAGTACGCCATCTCCTTGCTCCGGAAAGATGCCTCCACTGAGGTCGTGAAGGCGTTCATGAGCTCCATTGTGAGGCCATGCAGCTCTGATGGCTGTGTGGTGGCACCATATGTAGATCTTAACCAGCAAGTGGTTGTTTGTTAG
- the LOC124654719 gene encoding disease resistance protein RGA4-like, which yields MESAAASAFLKSVMGRLFQVLEKEYNKQKGLRQETLSIQQDLRMIAAAMDDRIHALGWGDRRTAVARLYSEEMLGLAHDAQDCIDRIVHRLTCRPSRSSGGGPSALARRVLTVVHELKKVQSRSGFSDEIHKLKARLKLAHERVVGIPIPIPATVCQESAASSSGSCRVARNRNPVGIGKPVEELLSMLDEVEGEPEQTRVISIVGFGGLGKTTLARAVYDSPRAAEKFHARAWVAAGRSREINGDGVSEILRDVLWQFRCKEAKDGDGDNEILRDVLSRVDRQQLEALLAEHFKVTRYLVVIDDIGMEQWAAINSIFQDNGRSNRILLTTTIQSTANICSHGNGYVYQLNTLGEEDSKEIALGLRSPELEQGSTKLLQKCGGLPLALVSVSDFLKSSVEPTGELCAYLCRNLGSHLRDKHGHDNFTELRKVLMHNYDSLSVYEMTCLLYLGVFPNNRPLKRKVLIRRWLAEGYARSDSLRSEEDIADETFNRLIDRNIIQSIDTRNNKQVKTCKTHGIMHEFVLYKSVSQGFIATSSHDHPRPCAYVNNACHLSVHGGSLTNSEASDEDLSRVRSLTVSGKAGDAISYVRKCKLLRVLDLEECSDLEDSHLKHIGKLWHLKYLSVGGTIEKLPSSVEGLHCLETLDLRRTKIKTLPVEAIMLSHLAHLFGKFTVEKDDLKSASKMSKVMKFFSGNKSNLKTLAGFVISERQGFLQLMSHMKNLRKVKIWCEPVANGSNYVTDLSEAIQKFTKVPMDSVGSRSLSLESEECSEDFLSLLDFEPCPEGSKYDIRSLKLHGKLLQLPPFVTLLACLTELSISSSTLTRNLLSSLINLRNLLYLKLITNQLENFEMRKGAFPSLRRLCFVVRSLDSPLPVIEPGALPNLVSLQLLCPGLVGLSGIQIRHLRHLKDVTIDPAVSDQTRTDWEEATKNHPNRPRLLLFKNGDPMESEEPGHEEASAMREKRRICVVQPCSDLDSGLKKMRLSESSSRLQVIVHSNSSMQL from the exons ATGGAGTCTGCGGCGGCGAGCGCCTTCCTGAAGAGCGTGATGGGGAGGCTGTTCCAGGTGCTGGAGAAGGAGTACAACAAGCAGAAGGGCCTGAGGCAGGAGACCCTCTCCATCCAGCAGGACCTCCGCATgatcgccgccgccatggacgaCCGCATCCACGCCCTGGGCTGGGGCGACCGCCGCACGGCCGTCGCCAGGCTGTACAGCGAGGAGATGCTCGGCCTGGCGCACGACGCCCAGGACTGCATCGACCGCATCGTGCACCGCCTCACCTGCAGGCCCTCCCGCTCCAGCGGCGGCGGGCCGTCGGCGCTCGCCCGCCGGGTCCTGACAGTCGTCCACGAGCTCAAGAAGGTCCAGAGCCGCTCAGGATTCTCCGACGAGATCCACAAGCTCAAGGCCCGCCTCAAGCTGGCGCACGAGCGGGTCGTCGGTATCCCCATCCCCATCCCTGCCACCGTCTGCCAAGAATCGGCGGCGTCGTCCTCGGGGTCGTGTCGCGTGGCCCGCAACCGCAACCCGGTGGGCATCGGGAAGCCCGTGGAGGAGCTCCTCTCGATGCTGGACGAGGTGGAGGGCGAGCCGGAGCAGACGAGGGTGATCTCCATCGTGGGGTTCGGCGGGTTGGGGAAGACCACGCTCGCGAGGGCAGTCTACGACAGCCCTCGTGCCGCGGAGAAATTCCACGCCCGTGCCTGGGTCGCTGCCGgccgctcgcgggagatcaacggCGATGGGGTCAGTGAGATCCTGCGCGATGTACTCTGGCAATTTCGTTGCAAAGAAGCCAAGGATGGGGACGGGGACAATGAGATCCTACGTGATGTGCTCAGCCGTGTTGATCGCCAACAACTTGAAGCCTTGCTCGCAGAACACTTCAAGGTTACCAG GTACTTGGTTGTCATTGATGACATCGGGATGGAGCAATGGGCTGCTATAAATTCCATTTTTCAAGACAATGGCAGAAGCAACAGAATACTACTGACAACGACCATTCAGTCAACAGCTAATATTTGCAGCCATGGCAACGGCTATGTTTACCAACTGAATACACTTGGTGAAGAGGACTCCAAGGAGATAGCTCTTGGGTTACGATCGCCTGAGCTGGAGCAGGGTTCGACGAAGCTGCTGCAGAAATGTGGTGGTCTTCCACTTGCTCTTGTCAGTGTCTCCGATTTCCTTAAAAGTTCAGTTGAGCCTACAGGGGAGCTGTGCGCATACCTATGCCGCAACCTGGGTTCTCATCTGAGAGATAAGCATGGGCATGACAACTTCACAGAACTAAGAAAGGTTTTGATGCATAACTATGACAGTTTGTCTGTGTATGAGATGACCTGCTTGCTATATCTAGGCGTGTTCCCAAACAATCGTCCCCTTAAGAGGAAAGTTCTGATCAGGCGGTGGTTAGCTGAAGGATATGCACGGAGCGATTCTCTTCGCAGCGAAGAGGACATTGCAGATGAGACTTTCAATAGGCTTATTGATCGGAATATCATCCAGTCTATTGATACAAGAAACAATAAGCAAGTCAAGACATGCAAGACTCATGGCATAATGCACGAGTTTGTGCTGTACAAGTCTGTATCGCAGGGGTTCATCGCGACATCTTCTCACGACCATCCAAGACCCTGTGCATATGTTAATAATGCTTGCCACCTCTCTGTCCATGGTGGCAGTTTGACCAATAGTGAGGCATCTGACGAGGATTTGTCTCGTGTTCGGTCTCTGACAGTCTCTGGGAAAGCAGGTGATGCTATTTCTTATGTTCGTAAGTGCAAACTGCTAAGAGTCCTGGATCTGGAGGAATGCAGTGATCTGGAAGACAGTCACCTCAAACACATAGGCAAGCTATGGCATCTGAAATATTTAAGTGTTGGGGGCACTATTGAGAAACTTCCGAGCAGCGTCGAAGGACTGCATTGCTTAGAGACCCTGGATTTAAGGAGAACCAAGATAAAGACATTGCCCGTCGAGGCCATTATGCTTTCCCACCTAGCCCATCTGTTTGGAAAGTTTACAGTTGAGAAAGATGATTTGAAGAGTGCAAGCAAGATGAGCAAAGTAATGAAGTTCTTCTCTGGAAATAAGAGTAACCTGAAGACCTTAGCTGGATTTGTCATCAGTGAGAGGCAAGGGTTTCTGCAACTTATGAGTCATATGAAAAATCTGAGAAAGGTCAAGATATGGTGTGAACCAGTTGCAAATGGTAGTAACTATGTCACTGATCTTTCTGAGGCCATTCAGAAATTCACCAAGGTTCCCATGGACAGTGTAGGTTCTCGTTCTCTTTCACTTGAATCAGAAGAATGTTCAGAAGACTTCCTGAGTTTGCTTGATTTTGAGCCATGCCCCGAAGGTTCCAAATATGATATAAGGTCACTGAAGCTACATGGCAAGCTACTCCAGTTACCACCATTTGTTACCTTGCTGGCATGCCTCACTGAACTGTCTATTTCGTCATCTACTCTGACACGGAATCTTCTATCTTCTCTGATCAATTTGCGCAACCTGCTTTACCTCAAGCTGATAACCAATCAGCTTGAGAATTTTGAAATGAGAAAAGGGGCATTCCCAAGCCTGCGGCGTCTGTGTTTTGTAGTGCGAAGTCTTGATTCACCTCTGCCAGTAATCGAACCAGGAGCTCTTCCAAACCTTGTCTCACTCCAACTTCTCTGCCCCGGTCTAGTTGGTCTTTCTGGCATCCAAATTAGACACCTGAGACATCTTAAGGATGTCACAATTGACCCTGCAGTGTCTGACCAAACAAGAACAGATTGGGAAGAAGCAACAAAGAACCACCCGAATAGGCCAAGACTCTTGTTGTTCAAAAATGGTGACCCAATGGAAAGCGAGGAACCAGGGCATGAAGAAGCTTCTGCCATGAGAGAAAAACGGAGAATATGCGTAGTGCAACCATGTTCGGATTTAGAttctggtctcaagaagatgcgtCTTTCAGAGTCTTCTTCACGGCTTCAAGTGATCGTCCATTCGAACTCCTCTATGCAGTTATGA